Proteins from a genomic interval of Candidatus Babela massiliensis:
- the brnQ gene encoding branched-chain amino acid transport system II carrier protein: MKKYSQSLILKTGLAIFAMLFGSANLIFPMKIGVISGDKTAIGLIGFILSGILIPMAGLMSMVFFNGDYRAFFYRIGKVPGNILIALCMLIIGPLVAMPRIITFSYEIVRPFVGNHLSLLLFSTIFSIITFIFTYKKNSLLDSIGKILSPLLLLSLSGIFSIGYWLKDGTIKTVLPDWQVFSKSFLIGYNTLDLLGTIFFASIVISILYSTLEKDQTKNPKYMAKIMSISSLIAGVLLALVYCGIAYLGAWHGKEFAALDEGKIFINTILKIVGSQGALVLAATVFLACLTTIIALTSVVSEYLKNGITKNRLSYINCLIIILVTATFMSQFELGPLLKFSAPLISIAYPVLITLTFCNLAYKLWGFKPVKIPVLITLIISSYFYGPKFINILKESKNLIEKV; this comes from the coding sequence ATGAAAAAGTACTCGCAATCTTTAATACTTAAAACGGGATTGGCTATATTTGCAATGTTATTTGGATCTGCAAATCTAATATTTCCAATGAAAATAGGAGTTATCTCTGGAGATAAAACAGCTATAGGATTAATTGGATTTATATTAAGTGGTATTTTGATACCTATGGCAGGATTAATGAGCATGGTATTTTTTAATGGAGATTATCGAGCCTTTTTTTATAGAATAGGCAAAGTTCCAGGAAATATTTTGATAGCTTTATGTATGCTTATAATTGGACCATTAGTAGCAATGCCGAGAATTATTACATTTTCTTATGAAATAGTAAGACCTTTTGTAGGAAATCACTTATCTTTATTATTGTTTAGCACAATATTTAGTATAATTACTTTTATATTTACCTATAAAAAAAATTCGTTATTAGATTCAATAGGTAAAATATTAAGTCCTTTATTATTACTTTCATTATCAGGAATATTTTCAATAGGTTATTGGCTTAAAGATGGTACTATAAAAACTGTTTTACCAGATTGGCAGGTTTTTTCAAAAAGCTTTTTAATTGGATATAATACTTTAGACTTACTAGGAACAATATTTTTTGCTTCTATAGTTATATCAATTCTTTACAGTACTTTAGAAAAAGATCAAACAAAAAATCCAAAATACATGGCTAAAATAATGAGCATCTCAAGCTTAATTGCTGGAGTACTATTAGCATTGGTATATTGCGGCATAGCCTATTTAGGAGCGTGGCACGGTAAAGAATTTGCAGCTCTTGATGAAGGAAAGATATTTATAAATACCATACTAAAAATAGTTGGTTCTCAAGGAGCTTTAGTTTTAGCAGCAACTGTATTTCTTGCTTGTTTAACTACTATTATTGCTCTTACATCGGTAGTTAGTGAATACTTAAAAAACGGTATAACCAAGAATAGATTATCCTATATAAATTGCTTAATAATAATACTAGTAACAGCAACATTTATGTCACAATTTGAATTAGGGCCTTTACTTAAATTCTCTGCACCTTTAATATCTATAGCATATCCAGTATTAATTACTTTAACATTTTGCAATCTAGCATATAAATTATGGGGATTTAAGCCAGTTAAAATACCTGTTTTAATTACTTTAATTATAAGCAGCTATTTCTACGGTCCTAAATTTATTAACATATTAAAAGAATCTAAAAATTTAATAGAAAAAGTATAA
- a CDS encoding ankyrin repeat domain-containing protein, giving the protein MSKIIIFILISIFSNINFYSLSMSESMPEDLILPVEIKLYILKINIKAIMDENDIFEAFEELSKFLKTTFILDSVFRSLKNDLILFTKGYAKNRFAHDIVNNDDKDLNILNLKFKSVLEDQPSESEIDIAEHYTQCEKEAAKLIIAGVDFKNVMIKYNCNYMFLLTFIVRSRHFINLINLMVAYGLDIDQKDITGHTALMDVFCYDTYVHKEHIIKLLLSKGADINFQDNARGWNILMWLIINTESIDKKTLKKLLSYGLNINAKDNYGSTALHWAVQYNQVATVRLLLDYNADENDIFGLSAREIALAKGYTNIVKLIDKKSSKKNKCKKIKNCLLS; this is encoded by the coding sequence ATGTCAAAAATTATTATTTTTATTCTTATCTCTATTTTTTCTAATATTAATTTTTATTCTTTATCTATGTCTGAATCTATGCCTGAAGATTTAATACTTCCTGTGGAAATTAAACTATATATATTAAAAATAAATATAAAGGCCATTATGGATGAAAATGATATTTTTGAAGCTTTTGAGGAGCTATCTAAATTTTTGAAGACTACTTTTATACTAGATTCTGTGTTTAGAAGTCTTAAAAATGATTTAATATTATTTACAAAGGGTTATGCAAAAAATCGTTTTGCCCATGATATAGTAAATAATGATGATAAAGATCTAAATATTTTAAATTTGAAATTTAAATCAGTTTTAGAGGATCAACCGTCAGAATCTGAAATTGATATAGCTGAGCATTATACCCAGTGTGAAAAAGAAGCAGCAAAATTAATTATTGCTGGTGTAGATTTTAAAAATGTAATGATCAAATATAATTGTAATTATATGTTTCTTTTAACTTTTATAGTCCGTTCTAGGCATTTTATAAATTTAATTAACTTAATGGTTGCTTATGGATTAGATATTGATCAAAAAGATATTACTGGTCATACAGCATTAATGGATGTATTTTGTTATGATACTTATGTTCATAAAGAGCATATAATAAAATTATTATTATCAAAAGGTGCTGATATTAATTTTCAAGACAATGCTCGTGGATGGAATATTTTAATGTGGCTGATTATCAATACTGAAAGTATAGACAAGAAGACATTAAAAAAATTATTGTCATATGGTCTTAATATTAATGCTAAAGATAATTATGGATCAACAGCTTTACATTGGGCTGTTCAATACAATCAGGTCGCTACAGTTAGATTGCTTTTAGACTATAATGCAGATGAAAATGATATTTTTGGCTTAAGTGCCCGAGAGATTGCATTAGCAAAAGGTTATACTAATATAGTCAAGCTTATTGATAAAAAATCTTCAAAGAAAAATAAGTGTAAAAAAATAAAAAATTGTTTATTGTCTTAA
- the rplQ gene encoding 50S ribosomal protein L17 — protein MKHQSGRKKLNLPSPHRKAMIRNQVISLITYGHLVTTKARVKEVRRVAEKLVTLARKGKHFNNIRCAKAILPYKEEAIVRLFDEIAPRYVNRPGGYTRIIPLGKRVSDTATIARLEWVM, from the coding sequence ATGAAACATCAATCAGGTAGAAAAAAACTTAATTTACCATCTCCTCATAGAAAAGCCATGATTAGAAATCAGGTTATTTCTTTGATTACTTACGGTCATCTTGTAACAACTAAAGCAAGAGTTAAAGAAGTAAGAAGAGTGGCAGAAAAGCTAGTTACATTAGCTCGTAAAGGTAAGCACTTTAATAACATTCGTTGTGCTAAAGCAATTTTACCATACAAAGAAGAAGCAATAGTAAGACTTTTTGATGAAATAGCACCACGTTATGTAAATAGACCAGGTGGCTATACTAGAATTATTCCTCTTGGAAAAAGAGTTAGCGATACCGCAACTATTGCAAGATTAGAATGGGTTATGTAA
- a CDS encoding ABC transporter ATP-binding protein yields MDYAIELKSIVKAYYSNNNQIFHAIDNLTLNIDKGEIVGFLGPNGAGKTTTIKILCNLINPTSGEIKLNGFDIKKDRNNAMKQVGVVLEGSRNLFWQITPQQNLIYFGRLKGINKNILNNQIDKLLTELDLLKVKNEIVNKLSRGDQQKLSIACALISNPEIIILDEPTLGLDLESSRNLKDWIKALSKEENKTIILTTNQLDIAQKICNRIIFMNKGKLVADKNILEFLELFKEEYYKIIISSNNLDNCQETLKVLLPSMDIQRNENEIILTGIISSQEELYNKISVIYSNHLQILSINKIKYNLEDIFMLLSKK; encoded by the coding sequence ATGGACTATGCAATTGAATTAAAATCTATAGTTAAGGCATACTATTCTAATAATAATCAAATTTTCCATGCAATTGATAACCTAACTTTAAATATAGACAAAGGAGAAATTGTTGGATTTCTAGGTCCAAATGGAGCTGGGAAAACTACAACCATTAAGATTCTATGCAACTTAATAAATCCTACAAGCGGAGAAATCAAGCTTAACGGATTTGATATTAAGAAAGATCGTAATAATGCAATGAAACAAGTAGGAGTAGTACTTGAGGGAAGTAGAAATCTCTTTTGGCAAATTACTCCTCAACAAAATTTGATATATTTTGGTCGCCTTAAAGGAATAAATAAAAATATATTAAATAATCAAATAGATAAATTATTAACAGAATTAGATTTGTTAAAAGTAAAAAATGAGATAGTTAATAAACTTTCAAGAGGAGACCAGCAGAAACTATCAATTGCCTGTGCTTTAATTTCTAATCCTGAAATAATTATACTTGATGAACCTACTCTTGGATTAGATTTGGAATCATCAAGAAATCTTAAAGACTGGATCAAAGCACTGTCAAAAGAAGAAAATAAAACTATAATATTAACTACTAATCAATTAGATATTGCTCAAAAAATATGTAATCGAATTATTTTTATGAATAAAGGCAAATTAGTTGCTGATAAAAATATATTGGAGTTTTTAGAATTATTTAAAGAAGAGTATTACAAAATAATTATATCCTCTAACAATTTGGATAACTGTCAAGAAACTTTAAAAGTACTTTTACCAAGCATGGATATACAAAGAAATGAAAATGAAATTATCTTAACCGGAATTATATCAAGTCAAGAAGAGCTTTATAATAAAATTTCAGTCATATATAGCAATCACTTACAAATCTTATCTATAAATAAGATTAAATATAATCTTGAAGATATTTTTATGTTACTTTCTAAAAAATAA
- the rpsD gene encoding 30S ribosomal protein S4 encodes MEKKTNTSERSSSKVVTTGYKLSEYGRQLKEKQKVKEIYGIRERQFRRFFDIASRGQEATGEALLSLLERRLDNVLYRAKLANTRTQARQIIVHGHILVNNKKVYSPSYLVKVSDEVTVSSVSTSKPAFIDQVVDKRLNTAAKVPDWIELDKKTRKGKVLRFPVRADIQMPIEEHLIVELYSK; translated from the coding sequence ATGGAAAAGAAAACTAACACATCTGAACGTTCTTCTTCAAAAGTTGTAACTACTGGATATAAGCTTTCTGAATATGGTCGACAATTGAAAGAAAAGCAGAAAGTAAAAGAAATATACGGTATTAGAGAAAGACAGTTTAGACGTTTTTTTGATATTGCTTCTAGAGGACAAGAGGCAACTGGTGAAGCGCTATTAAGCTTACTTGAACGTCGTCTTGATAATGTTTTATATAGAGCAAAATTAGCTAACACTAGAACACAAGCAAGACAAATTATTGTTCATGGTCATATTTTAGTAAATAATAAGAAAGTTTACTCTCCTTCTTATTTAGTAAAAGTATCTGATGAAGTTACTGTATCATCAGTATCTACATCTAAGCCTGCTTTTATTGATCAAGTAGTTGATAAACGTTTAAATACAGCAGCTAAAGTTCCAGATTGGATTGAGCTTGATAAAAAAACTCGTAAAGGTAAAGTTTTAAGATTTCCTGTACGTGCTGATATTCAAATGCCAATTGAAGAACATCTTATAGTAGAATTGTATTCTAAGTAA
- a CDS encoding DNA-directed RNA polymerase subunit alpha — protein sequence MSKKKYQSLTIPKLGWIKETLSNSFGEIIAQPLEPGFGITLGNALRRVLLGGVEGSAVTSVIIKGVNNEFSSLHGVVEDTMQLLLNIKELVVKNSTGQPGKMYLNFKGQGIATAGDITTDEHLELVNKEHVLAHVSHDGELEIEFFVESGRGYRPANWPSKALQEDNRIYLDAMFSPVRKVTFDVHKTRVGEEIDFDKLILSIQTDGSETPVDVLHYSVSVLRTQLEHFLLAAEIPFNEISSTPSDEKQCKEVKGEESVLKGIPIDLLLKPIDELELSVRAHNCLINADIKRILDLANLTEDDVLRIKNFGRKSLGEVKESLKSFGLSLGMNIKESDIKKYLESKEKESIL from the coding sequence ATGTCTAAAAAGAAGTATCAATCCTTAACAATTCCAAAGCTTGGTTGGATAAAAGAGACTTTAAGCAATAGTTTTGGTGAGATTATTGCTCAGCCCTTAGAGCCAGGTTTTGGTATTACTTTAGGTAATGCTTTAAGGAGGGTATTGCTAGGTGGAGTTGAAGGTTCTGCTGTGACATCTGTTATTATTAAGGGTGTTAATAATGAATTTTCATCATTACATGGTGTGGTCGAAGATACAATGCAATTATTGCTTAATATTAAAGAATTGGTGGTAAAAAATTCTACTGGTCAACCAGGCAAGATGTATTTAAATTTTAAAGGTCAAGGTATTGCAACTGCTGGAGATATTACTACAGACGAGCATTTAGAATTGGTAAATAAAGAACATGTTCTTGCTCATGTTTCACATGATGGAGAACTTGAAATTGAATTTTTTGTTGAATCAGGTAGAGGCTATCGTCCTGCTAATTGGCCAAGCAAAGCTTTACAAGAAGATAATAGAATTTATCTAGATGCTATGTTTTCGCCGGTTCGTAAGGTCACATTTGATGTACATAAAACTCGTGTAGGAGAGGAAATCGATTTTGATAAATTGATTTTATCGATTCAAACTGATGGATCTGAAACACCTGTTGATGTTTTACATTATTCTGTGTCTGTTCTTCGTACTCAACTTGAACATTTCCTTTTAGCTGCGGAAATTCCATTTAACGAAATATCTTCTACTCCAAGCGACGAAAAGCAATGCAAAGAAGTTAAAGGCGAGGAATCAGTGCTTAAAGGCATTCCTATTGATCTTTTACTTAAGCCGATTGATGAGCTTGAACTTTCAGTACGTGCTCATAATTGCTTAATTAATGCTGATATAAAGCGTATTTTAGATCTAGCTAATTTAACAGAAGATGATGTTTTAAGGATTAAAAATTTTGGTAGAAAATCACTAGGAGAAGTAAAAGAAAGCTTAAAATCTTTTGGACTTTCTCTTGGTATGAATATAAAAGAATCTGATATTAAAAAATATTTGGAAAGTAAAGAAAAGGAATCTATCTTATGA
- a CDS encoding ABC transporter permease: protein MKNILNSFYKISILILNDINLISLMYRYYKWSALADTITSILDFVWWILLLDNGSLTSEKIGPLAIGYFIWFYAYLFIWDTTYFISESSQTGVLEQLFLNPNPFYSKLIIRYIANIPFWTLQNLLILLTLVAITGAYIPFNLASLLVFIITIFGIVGFSLIIAGFGIIFKKTQSFAYLITNILLFLNGSILPIENMPFWLRQISRSLPSTQGIIVIRELIFNNKTLLDCLYDTSLIFLIFNSFIYFALGLIVFMLCQKWVQNKGIIGHY, encoded by the coding sequence ATGAAAAATATACTTAATTCATTTTACAAAATAAGTATACTAATATTAAATGACATAAATCTAATAAGCTTAATGTATAGATATTATAAATGGAGTGCCTTAGCAGATACTATAACTTCTATCTTAGATTTTGTTTGGTGGATTTTATTACTTGATAATGGTTCTTTGACCTCAGAAAAAATAGGCCCTCTTGCTATTGGTTATTTTATATGGTTCTATGCCTATCTATTTATTTGGGACACTACATATTTTATATCTGAAAGCTCTCAAACTGGAGTTCTTGAACAATTATTTTTAAATCCTAACCCTTTTTATAGCAAATTAATAATAAGATATATAGCTAATATACCTTTTTGGACATTGCAAAACTTATTAATACTATTAACACTAGTAGCTATAACTGGTGCTTATATTCCCTTTAATTTAGCCTCTCTTTTGGTATTTATAATCACTATATTTGGAATCGTAGGATTTTCATTAATCATTGCTGGATTTGGAATAATATTTAAAAAAACCCAATCTTTTGCATATCTAATTACCAATATTTTACTGTTTCTAAATGGTTCGATTTTACCAATAGAGAATATGCCATTTTGGTTAAGACAGATAAGTAGAAGTTTACCTAGCACACAAGGAATAATTGTAATAAGAGAATTAATTTTTAACAATAAAACCTTACTTGATTGCTTATATGATACAAGTTTAATTTTTCTGATATTTAACTCTTTTATATATTTTGCCTTAGGCTTAATTGTATTTATGCTCTGTCAAAAGTGGGTTCAAAATAAAGGCATAATTGGACATTATTAG
- a CDS encoding NAD(P)/FAD-dependent oxidoreductase, whose translation MIKIMNIFLIFSCFVSIFSSNERESLPSRLYNLDLNSIAKKNNIVPIVVIGSGPAGLTAALYGRRGGMHTVVFTGNLPGGQLTQTTYIENWPGIKKAFANDIMDGLFEQARDFGVTIIEDVITSVDFDKWPFVLNTESGDKINALSIIISTGAAPRKLGVEGELDYWGRGVSSCAVCDCHFFKDRDVAIVGGGDSAVEEAMQLAPYAKNIFILVRDVNMKATKTLRDKLEDFENIKVIYNKQVLKVLGDGELVNGLEVKDSITQEVSTMKVDGLFLAIGQNPNTELFEKSLSLNKFGYITIDPVTQETSVKGVFAAGDVEDAEYRQAIVAAAAGCKSALRAVKWLREIGLTDKNIKNLSKNYFSYKD comes from the coding sequence ATGATTAAAATAATGAATATTTTTTTAATATTTTCTTGTTTTGTTTCTATTTTCAGTTCTAATGAAAGAGAAAGTTTGCCTTCAAGATTATATAATTTAGATCTTAATAGTATTGCTAAAAAAAATAATATTGTTCCTATAGTAGTTATAGGCTCGGGACCTGCAGGATTAACAGCAGCTCTTTATGGAAGAAGAGGAGGAATGCATACTGTTGTATTTACAGGTAACTTGCCAGGAGGACAATTAACTCAAACTACTTATATTGAAAATTGGCCTGGTATAAAAAAGGCTTTTGCAAATGATATCATGGATGGTCTATTTGAACAAGCTAGAGATTTTGGAGTTACTATAATTGAAGATGTTATTACCAGTGTTGATTTTGATAAATGGCCTTTTGTTTTGAATACTGAATCTGGAGATAAGATTAATGCTCTTTCTATAATAATATCTACTGGCGCTGCTCCAAGAAAATTAGGAGTTGAAGGAGAATTAGATTATTGGGGTAGAGGAGTTTCTTCTTGTGCTGTTTGTGATTGTCATTTCTTTAAAGATAGAGATGTTGCTATTGTAGGTGGAGGTGATAGTGCAGTTGAAGAAGCTATGCAGCTTGCACCTTATGCTAAAAATATATTTATTTTAGTTCGTGACGTTAATATGAAAGCTACTAAGACATTGCGTGATAAATTAGAAGATTTTGAAAATATAAAGGTTATATATAATAAACAGGTATTAAAAGTTCTAGGCGATGGAGAACTAGTTAACGGCTTAGAAGTTAAAGATAGTATAACTCAAGAAGTAAGTACTATGAAAGTCGATGGTCTATTTTTAGCAATAGGTCAAAATCCTAATACTGAACTCTTTGAAAAGTCTTTATCTCTTAATAAATTTGGTTATATTACTATTGATCCGGTAACTCAAGAAACTTCGGTAAAAGGTGTTTTTGCAGCGGGTGATGTTGAAGATGCTGAATATCGTCAAGCAATAGTTGCAGCTGCAGCTGGATGTAAATCTGCTCTTCGTGCTGTTAAATGGCTTAGAGAAATAGGTTTGACCGATAAGAATATCAAAAACTTGTCTAAAAATTATTTTAGCTATAAAGATTAA
- a CDS encoding aminotransferase class V-fold PLP-dependent enzyme, protein MLNIRKDFPYLKSKELDSIIYFDNASTSQKPYQVIEAISNYYAYHNAPVHRGIYSKSEQATTLYEESRETVSKFIGADKDEIIFTKGTTEGINFIAQSWASYNLKPGDEIIISKLEHHSNILPWIRLMQEKDIVLKYIPITNNFELDYKAYTKLLSNKTKLVSITSCSNAVGSITDLDFIIKHAKVYNAKVLVDAAQTIGHRDFNLKNLNIDFLAFSGHKILGPTAIGVLYISKDMQKEVRPYQLGGGMVLDVNDYDFISLNPPNCYQAGTPAIAQAIGLSQAIKYISDNIDYDLLKKHESALCAYLIQELSKFDHIKILGPKDQLSNSGHIVSFVSTLYHPHDIAFYLDQFNIAVRAGNHCAQPLFKNIGINGSVRASFYIYNTFEEVETLVKALNKLFRK, encoded by the coding sequence ATGCTAAATATAAGAAAAGATTTTCCCTACTTAAAATCAAAAGAGTTAGATTCTATTATTTACTTTGATAATGCATCTACTTCTCAAAAACCTTATCAAGTTATAGAAGCTATATCTAATTATTATGCATATCATAATGCGCCTGTTCATAGAGGAATTTATTCCAAATCTGAGCAAGCAACTACTTTATATGAAGAGTCAAGAGAGACTGTTTCTAAATTTATAGGTGCTGATAAAGATGAAATTATATTTACTAAAGGAACTACTGAGGGTATAAACTTTATAGCTCAATCTTGGGCTTCTTATAATTTAAAACCTGGTGATGAAATTATTATCAGTAAACTTGAGCATCACTCTAATATTTTACCTTGGATTAGATTAATGCAAGAGAAAGATATAGTGCTTAAGTATATACCAATTACTAATAATTTTGAGCTTGATTATAAAGCTTATACTAAATTATTATCAAATAAAACTAAATTAGTCTCTATTACTAGTTGTTCTAATGCGGTTGGATCAATTACTGATCTTGATTTTATTATAAAACATGCAAAAGTATATAATGCAAAAGTATTAGTTGATGCTGCTCAAACTATTGGACATAGAGATTTTAATCTTAAAAACTTAAATATAGATTTTTTAGCATTTTCGGGTCATAAGATTTTGGGTCCTACTGCAATAGGGGTTTTATATATATCTAAAGATATGCAAAAAGAAGTAAGACCTTATCAATTAGGCGGAGGTATGGTCTTAGATGTTAATGACTATGATTTTATTTCATTAAATCCTCCTAATTGTTATCAAGCAGGAACTCCTGCTATTGCTCAAGCTATAGGTCTATCTCAAGCTATAAAATATATAAGTGACAATATAGATTATGATTTGCTAAAAAAACATGAAAGTGCTTTATGTGCTTATTTGATTCAAGAGTTATCTAAGTTTGATCATATAAAGATTTTAGGTCCTAAAGACCAATTATCAAATTCTGGTCATATTGTTAGTTTTGTCTCTACTTTATATCATCCTCATGATATTGCTTTTTATTTAGATCAATTTAACATAGCAGTTCGAGCAGGTAATCATTGTGCTCAACCTCTTTTTAAGAATATAGGTATTAATGGTTCTGTAAGAGCAAGCTTTTATATTTACAATACATTTGAAGAAGTTGAAACTTTAGTAAAAGCACTTAATAAGCTCTTTAGAAAATAA
- a CDS encoding ankyrin repeat domain-containing protein: MSPILFKIIRSDFSNLIPKLIKYGLNINARDRQGECILSRAIEKCGEHKAYSPYTGWSNINSNFLEARHNQDLVEMLIDNGAYINDRGLLGRTLLMEATMWKDYSLVRLLISKGANIDLQDDRGMTALMIAVTKKSLDRGKLIEFLLVHDVNINMQDNNGNTALIHLVNCDCSKDNDLIDAIQLLLGYGADINIKNNNGESALDVANINNNIGASNFLRDYNKKDFDFKNTASIKLELLKKLRELFQQNDDLFSLLDKIEKLLNSKECIVLKDDLLNYAKYYLKKRCAAEFINFSKEELNANLKVILEINYTDHVEVEVAKLIIAGANPNLMVNHAKKEWLVKKLLTFDFLDFYARNNKDQSARDLALNCDSNILTLIDNAIENNDQKKKEEWNNSYLNPSSYKVYKKLFDK, translated from the coding sequence TTGTCACCTATATTATTTAAGATTATACGGTCTGATTTTTCTAATTTAATACCTAAGTTAATAAAATATGGTCTTAATATTAATGCTAGAGATAGGCAAGGTGAATGTATTTTAAGTAGAGCGATTGAAAAATGCGGTGAGCATAAAGCTTATTCTCCTTATACTGGGTGGAGTAATATTAATAGTAATTTTCTAGAAGCGCGACATAACCAAGATTTAGTAGAAATGTTAATCGACAATGGTGCTTATATTAATGATCGCGGCTTATTAGGAAGAACTCTTTTGATGGAAGCTACTATGTGGAAAGACTATAGTTTGGTTCGGCTATTAATTAGTAAAGGAGCAAATATTGATTTGCAAGATGATAGAGGAATGACAGCCCTAATGATTGCTGTAACTAAAAAGTCTCTCGATAGAGGAAAATTAATTGAATTTTTATTAGTGCATGATGTTAATATTAATATGCAAGATAATAATGGCAATACTGCTTTAATTCATCTAGTGAACTGTGATTGCTCGAAAGATAATGACCTAATAGATGCTATACAACTTCTATTAGGGTATGGGGCTGATATTAATATTAAAAATAATAATGGCGAATCAGCTTTAGACGTAGCTAATATAAACAATAATATTGGTGCTAGTAACTTTTTGCGTGATTATAATAAAAAAGATTTTGATTTTAAAAATACAGCTTCTATTAAGTTAGAGTTACTAAAAAAATTAAGAGAGCTATTTCAACAAAATGATGATTTATTTAGTTTGTTAGATAAAATTGAAAAATTATTAAATAGCAAAGAATGTATTGTGCTAAAAGACGATTTGCTAAACTATGCCAAATATTATTTAAAAAAACGTTGTGCAGCGGAATTTATAAATTTCAGCAAAGAAGAATTAAACGCTAATTTGAAAGTTATTTTAGAAATTAATTATACTGATCATGTTGAAGTAGAGGTGGCTAAATTGATTATTGCTGGAGCTAATCCTAATTTAATGGTAAATCATGCCAAAAAAGAGTGGCTTGTTAAAAAGTTATTAACTTTTGATTTTCTTGATTTTTATGCTAGAAATAATAAAGATCAATCAGCTCGTGATTTGGCATTGAATTGTGATTCTAATATTCTTACTTTAATTGATAATGCAATCGAAAACAATGATCAAAAAAAGAAAGAAGAATGGAATAATTCATACTTAAATCCCTCTAGCTATAAAGTGTACAAAAAGCTTTTTGATAAATAA
- a CDS encoding HAD-IA family hydrolase — protein MLKINQYIKKHFYYVALATLIFVNSAYSKVIIWDLGDTLLEIDQLAMAGQIGMGDLFFHSLFSWSSPIEIKDQVFKILNQIKKPTNRPHHPTYNEQLLPELICNWLEGSKDSQQISKEVNQFIDDPKNSKFFSSDRHKRIIKNSIEAMFNSKELAKNMKPIKSNIKLLEKCAKKNHKLFILSNFDAKTFNCLKKSRRFKKVFQYFKPENIVISSDIGLLKPDPKIYDHIIKKYNLDPKECTFIDDQKDNLKAAEKAGIKTIFYKGTKQLEKELKSQKLI, from the coding sequence ATGTTAAAAATTAATCAATATATTAAAAAACATTTCTATTATGTTGCTTTAGCAACATTAATATTTGTAAATTCTGCTTATTCTAAAGTAATAATTTGGGATTTAGGAGATACTTTACTAGAGATTGATCAATTGGCAATGGCAGGTCAAATAGGAATGGGTGATCTATTTTTTCACTCACTGTTTAGCTGGAGTAGCCCAATAGAGATAAAAGATCAAGTATTTAAAATATTAAATCAAATAAAAAAGCCTACTAACAGACCACATCATCCAACATATAATGAACAGCTATTACCAGAATTAATATGTAATTGGCTTGAAGGCTCTAAAGATAGCCAACAAATCTCTAAAGAAGTTAATCAATTTATAGATGATCCTAAAAATTCTAAATTTTTCTCAAGCGATAGGCATAAAAGAATTATAAAAAATAGCATAGAAGCTATGTTTAATTCTAAAGAGCTTGCAAAAAACATGAAACCTATCAAATCAAATATTAAACTCCTTGAAAAATGTGCTAAAAAAAATCACAAATTATTTATCCTTTCTAATTTCGATGCAAAAACCTTTAATTGCTTAAAAAAATCAAGACGCTTTAAAAAAGTGTTTCAATACTTTAAACCAGAAAATATAGTTATATCAAGCGATATAGGTCTATTAAAGCCAGATCCTAAAATATATGATCATATAATCAAAAAATACAATTTAGATCCTAAAGAATGTACTTTCATAGATGATCAAAAAGATAATCTAAAAGCCGCTGAAAAAGCAGGAATAAAGACTATTTTTTATAAAGGTACTAAGCAACTTGAAAAAGAGTTAAAATCTCAAAAACTAATATAG